A portion of the Streptomyces sp. NBC_00376 genome contains these proteins:
- a CDS encoding gamma-aminobutyraldehyde dehydrogenase yields MTTEVRRLRNYINGEFRDAADGRTIDVINPVTEEVYATSPLSGQADVDAAMDAAAAAFPAWRDATPAERQKALLKIADAFEERAEDLIAAESENTGKPLELTRTEEVPPMVDQIRFFAGAARLLEGRSAGEYMEGLTSIIRREPVGVCAQVAPWNYPMMMAVWKFAPALAAGNTVVIKPSDTTPASTVLIAEIIGQILPKGVFNVICGDRDTGRAMVEHPTPAMASITGSVRAGMQVAESASKDVKRVHLELGGKAPVVVFEDTDIAKAVEGISVAGYFNAGQDCTAATRVLVHESIHDEFVTALAKAAADTKTGQPDDEDVLYGPLNNANQLKQVSGFIERLPAHAKVEAGGHRVGDKGYFYAPTVVSGLKQDDEIIQNEVFGPVITVQKFTDEAQAVEYANGVEYALASSVWTKDHARAMRMSKNLDFGCVWINTHIPLVAEMPHGGFKKSGYGKDLSAYGFEDYTRIKHVMTSLDG; encoded by the coding sequence GTGACCACCGAGGTGCGCCGTCTGCGCAACTACATCAACGGAGAATTCCGGGACGCCGCTGACGGGCGGACCATCGATGTGATCAACCCGGTGACGGAAGAGGTCTACGCGACCTCGCCGCTCTCCGGGCAGGCCGATGTCGACGCCGCGATGGACGCCGCCGCGGCCGCTTTCCCCGCCTGGCGCGACGCCACGCCCGCCGAGCGTCAGAAGGCCCTGCTGAAGATCGCGGACGCCTTCGAGGAGCGCGCCGAGGACCTCATCGCCGCCGAGTCGGAGAACACGGGCAAGCCGCTCGAACTGACCCGTACCGAAGAGGTCCCGCCGATGGTGGACCAGATCCGCTTCTTCGCGGGTGCGGCCCGGCTGCTCGAAGGCCGCTCGGCCGGCGAGTACATGGAGGGTCTGACCTCCATCATCCGGCGTGAGCCGGTCGGCGTCTGCGCGCAGGTCGCGCCGTGGAACTACCCGATGATGATGGCCGTCTGGAAGTTCGCCCCGGCGCTCGCCGCGGGCAACACCGTCGTCATCAAGCCGTCCGACACCACCCCGGCGTCGACCGTGCTGATCGCCGAGATCATCGGCCAGATCCTGCCCAAGGGTGTCTTCAACGTCATCTGCGGCGACCGGGACACCGGCCGCGCGATGGTCGAGCACCCGACCCCGGCGATGGCCTCGATCACCGGCTCGGTACGGGCCGGCATGCAGGTCGCCGAGTCCGCCTCCAAGGACGTCAAGCGGGTCCACCTGGAGCTCGGCGGCAAGGCCCCGGTCGTCGTGTTCGAGGACACCGACATCGCCAAGGCCGTCGAGGGCATCTCCGTCGCGGGTTACTTCAACGCCGGTCAGGACTGCACGGCCGCGACCCGCGTCCTGGTCCACGAGTCCATCCACGACGAGTTCGTCACCGCGCTCGCCAAGGCTGCCGCCGACACCAAGACGGGGCAGCCGGACGACGAGGACGTGCTCTACGGCCCGCTCAACAACGCCAACCAGCTGAAGCAGGTCAGCGGCTTCATCGAGCGGCTCCCCGCCCACGCCAAGGTCGAGGCGGGCGGCCACCGGGTCGGCGACAAGGGCTACTTCTACGCCCCGACCGTCGTCTCCGGCCTCAAGCAGGACGACGAGATCATCCAGAACGAGGTCTTCGGCCCGGTCATCACCGTCCAGAAGTTCACCGACGAGGCCCAGGCCGTGGAGTACGCCAACGGCGTCGAGTACGCCCTGGCCTCCTCGGTGTGGACCAAGGACCACGCCCGCGCCATGCGGATGTCCAAGAACCTCGACTTCGGCTGCGTGTGGATCAACACCCACATTCCGCTCGTCGCCGAGATGCCGCACGGCGGCTTCAAGAAGTCCGGCTACGGCAAGGACCTCTCCGCGTACGGCTTCGAGGACTACACCCGCATCAAGCACGTCATGACCTCGCTCGACGGCTGA
- a CDS encoding Lrp/AsnC family transcriptional regulator, giving the protein MASRSADSRTGNGSSPAVDAVSLAIIEQLQEDGRRPYAAIGKAVGLSEAAVRQRVQKLLDQGVMQIVAVTDPLTVGFRRQAMVGINVEGDLDPVAEALSAMAECEYVVMTAGSFDLMVEIVCEDDDHLLETINKRIRALPGVRSTESFVYLKLKKQTYMWGTR; this is encoded by the coding sequence GTGGCCAGTCGCAGCGCAGACTCCAGGACCGGGAACGGATCGTCACCAGCGGTCGATGCCGTCTCCCTCGCAATCATCGAGCAGCTCCAGGAGGACGGACGCCGTCCGTACGCCGCGATCGGCAAGGCCGTCGGCCTTTCCGAGGCGGCCGTGCGACAGCGGGTCCAGAAGCTGCTCGATCAGGGCGTGATGCAGATCGTCGCCGTCACCGATCCCCTCACCGTGGGGTTCCGGCGGCAGGCGATGGTCGGCATCAATGTCGAGGGAGACCTCGATCCCGTCGCCGAAGCGCTGTCGGCCATGGCCGAGTGCGAGTACGTGGTGATGACCGCGGGCTCCTTCGACCTGATGGTGGAGATCGTCTGCGAGGACGACGACCACCTGCTGGAAACGATCAACAAACGCATCCGGGCCCTCCCCGGTGTGCGCTCCACCGAGAGCTTCGTGTACCTGAAGCTCAAGAAGCAGACCTATATGTGGGGAACCCGATAG
- a CDS encoding aspartate aminotransferase family protein, whose protein sequence is MGNPIAVSKDLSQTAYDHLWMHFTRMSDYENAPVPTIVRGEGTYIFDDQGKRYLDGLSGLFVVNAGHGRHELAEAAYKQAQELAFFPVWSYAHPKAVELAERLADYAPGDLNKVFFTTGGGEAVETAWKLAKQYFKLQGKPTKYKVISRAVAYHGTPQGALSITGLPALKAPFEPLVPGAHKVPNTNIYRAPIHGDDPEAFGRWAADQIEQEILFEGPDTVAAVFLEPVQNAGGCFPPPPGYFQRVREICDKYDVLLVSDEVICAFGRLGTMFACDKFGYVPDMITCAKGMTSGYSPIGACIVSDRVAAPFYEGDNTFLHGYTFGGHPVSAAVGLANLDIFEREGLNQHVLDNENAFFTTLQKLLDLPIVGDVRGNGFFYGIELVKDKATKETFTDEETERVLYGFLSKALYDNGLYCRADDRGDPVVQLAPPLVSDQSTFDEIEGILRTVLTEAWTKL, encoded by the coding sequence GTGGGGAACCCGATAGCCGTGAGCAAGGACCTCAGCCAAACCGCGTACGACCACCTGTGGATGCACTTCACCCGCATGTCGGACTACGAGAACGCGCCCGTTCCCACCATCGTGCGTGGCGAGGGCACCTACATCTTCGACGACCAGGGCAAGCGTTACCTGGACGGCCTGTCCGGCCTGTTCGTGGTCAACGCCGGCCACGGCCGTCACGAGCTCGCCGAGGCCGCGTACAAGCAGGCCCAGGAGCTGGCCTTCTTCCCGGTGTGGTCCTACGCCCACCCGAAGGCCGTCGAGCTGGCCGAGCGCCTGGCCGACTACGCCCCGGGCGACCTCAACAAGGTCTTCTTCACCACCGGTGGCGGCGAGGCCGTCGAGACCGCCTGGAAGCTGGCCAAGCAGTACTTCAAGCTCCAGGGCAAGCCGACCAAGTACAAGGTCATCTCGCGCGCGGTCGCCTACCACGGCACCCCGCAGGGCGCCCTGTCCATCACCGGCCTGCCGGCCCTGAAGGCCCCCTTCGAGCCGCTGGTCCCCGGCGCGCACAAGGTGCCGAACACCAACATCTACCGCGCCCCGATCCACGGCGACGACCCCGAGGCCTTCGGCCGCTGGGCCGCCGACCAGATCGAGCAGGAGATCCTCTTCGAGGGCCCGGACACCGTCGCCGCGGTCTTCCTGGAGCCGGTGCAGAACGCCGGTGGCTGCTTCCCGCCGCCGCCCGGATACTTCCAGCGCGTCCGCGAGATCTGCGACAAGTACGACGTGCTGCTCGTCTCCGACGAGGTCATCTGCGCCTTCGGCCGTCTCGGCACGATGTTCGCCTGCGACAAGTTCGGCTACGTGCCGGACATGATCACCTGTGCCAAGGGCATGACCTCGGGCTACTCCCCGATCGGTGCCTGCATCGTCTCGGACCGCGTCGCCGCGCCGTTCTACGAGGGTGACAACACCTTCCTGCACGGCTACACCTTCGGTGGCCACCCGGTCTCCGCGGCGGTAGGCCTCGCCAACCTCGACATATTCGAGCGCGAGGGCCTCAACCAGCACGTCCTGGACAACGAGAACGCCTTCTTCACGACGCTGCAGAAGCTGCTCGACCTGCCGATCGTCGGCGACGTCCGCGGCAACGGCTTCTTCTACGGCATCGAGCTGGTGAAGGACAAGGCCACCAAGGAGACCTTCACCGACGAGGAGACCGAGCGCGTCCTGTACGGCTTCCTCTCCAAGGCGCTGTACGACAACGGCCTGTACTGCCGGGCCGACGACCGCGGCGACCCGGTCGTCCAGCTCGCGCCGCCGCTGGTCTCCGACCAGTCGACGTTCGACGAGATCGAGGGCATCCTGCGCACCGTCCTCACGGAGGCATGGACCAAGCTCTGA